From the genome of Neorhodopirellula lusitana:
CGCACCACATTTCGCCTTCGAAGACGTAGCGAACCTGTATGGCGTGTGCCTCGCCAGCGGCGAATGCGGCGACGGCCTCGTTGAGCGTGACAGTCGCGTCGGTCTTAGTCGACTTTAGCTGCACGTGCTGCACATCGGACCCGGCTGATAGGTCATCAAACAACTGCATGACCTGATCTTTGGCCCATTCAGCTTGCAGGATCTCGGGGAGCGGTTCCTGGTTTTCGAGGTCTGCGAGGCTTAACTTATGGGACGTCATGTGTTGGGCAATCCAGGACGCGAGAAGGCGGGCATCAACAAAATGGCATTTTCAGGTGCAGGGCAAACGTAGCGACACACGCCACAGCCCGTGCATGTTTCTTCATTGATCGTGGGCTTGCCATCCGAGACGGAAATGACATCATCGACAGGACAGCGTTCGCTGCACACCGTACAGGTCGTGTGGTGATGGGCGAGGCAAAGATGCTCGGTCACTCTCGCGGTTCCCATGATCGGCGGGATCGTTGCAACCAACACCCCGGGTTCGCAGGATGCGATGCAGGGAAAGTCTTCGCACATCATGCAGGCGGATAGGTCAGCGTCAATGATTGGTGTGCCGGCGACATTCCCCAGTCGTTGGGGAGCCTTCACGATCGCATCGTACGGACAAACGTCGATGCAGTCGCCGCATCGAGTGCAACCGGCCAGGAACTGAAACTCGTCGATCGCACCAGGCGGACGATGCACCGGAATGGTCCTCGCGACGGACCGGTTTCCAAGGTTGGTCGGCGGCACCGGATCGATGTTGATGCCACCGATGCTGCGAGGTTTCTGGTGTGGCGGCGATTCGACTTCTGGTTTGGGCAGCCGAGTGACGAGCGGCGGGAAGTTGGCCGGTGGAAGCAGTTTCCAAAATCGCCCCTGCAACAAAGCGCGTCGGCTATCGGAGGTCGGCGCCGGTTTGAAGAGGAAGGAATACGCTGAGACGGGAAGGCGAAGAGTCGCCGAGAGGAATCGCTGCAACGCAGACGATCTCGCTCCCGTTCCTGTTGGTGCGTCCTTCTTCGCTGTTCGCTGAACTGTTCGCTTCTCTGCGTCTTCCCAACTCTCGCGATTCTGCGTCCGCTTTTCACTCACCTTTGTTGTCCACCACATCGAGCGGTGGCAACATCGAAACCACGCCCGATTCGGGCATTTGGTCGAGCGAAGCTGAGGGAGCGTGGCACTGAGTGCAGTTGGTTCGCCACGGGTGCGTCGACTCCATCCCTGCCCAGCCGTTGGGTCCGCCGTGGCATGCACTGCAGTTTTCTCGCATCCAACGGGAGTGCGGAATCGTTGGTGGTGCGCCTTGGTACGCTCGCTGGCCGGCCTTGGGGGCCGGTAAGCCGACGAAGCTGGTTTGCACGCTTGCATCGACTTCTTGAAACGGTGCCGGTGCCATTGGGGCATGGCACTGGACGCAGTTGCCAAGGAACTCATGCGACATCACGCTCGCTTTCAGGCCAGCCATTTTCACACCGTTGCTGTGGCAGGCATAACATGCCGCGTCGGTCGTGTTCTCGACTGGGTGCGGGATGATCGGCGGAGCTCCATTGAAAGCACGCCGAGAGGCACGCACCTGGCTGGATGCTTCCTTCTCCGCTGCGCTGGGTTCAATCTTCGTGTACAAGTCGTACTCGGGTTGTGGCAATGCTTGCGGCGTTGCCTGCCAGCCCTTGGTCGGTCCCATGGAGGTGTGAGCGATATCGGCGTAGGCCACCGCCGGGATCTGTTTGACCGTGGCGACACTGGTTAGGGTTTGGGACGAGTCAGCGGGCTGGAACTCGGGATGAGTTCCGCTGCCCACCATCCCATCGGGTTGTGGCACGCCGGCCATGATGCCGACGAAGAATCCAACCACCGCGACGGCAATCACGCCAGCGAAGAAGAGCGGAGCAATTCGGCTGATCATGAAGACACCTCGACATGCGCCGTGGTAGCTTCTTTCGCTGTCTTGTCTTTCGCCGTTTGGTCCTTCGCTGAGTTTTGCTTGACTGTCGTTTTCTTCACCACTCGAACGGCACACTTCTTGTAGTCAGGCTGTTTTGAAAACGGGTCAAAGGCTTCCAGCGTGCAGTTGTTGATCAGTTTGGACTCGTCGAAGAACGGGACGAAGATCGTGCCGCGTGGCGGACGGCCACGGCCGTCGATCCAAACCGGCAAATCGCACACACCACGACGAGATTCGATGGTGACGATTTCGCCTTGGCGAATGTTTGCCGCCTTGGCATCGTCGCTGTGCATTTCAACGTAAGCGGTCGGCATCGCTCGGTTCAGTGGTGCCAGTCGCCGAGTCATCGTGCCGGTGTGCCAGTGTTCCAGTACGCGGCCGGTGCACAACCACATTGGATACTGATCGTCAGGCATCTCCGGCGGTGGAGCGTATTCGTGGAACCAGATTTGCGCCCGACCATCGTTGCTTGACGAGTGATAGAAATCAAATTCCTCGCCTTCTTTAACAAACGGATCGTCGAATCCAGAAAAGCGAAAACGGGTTTCTCGCCACGAACCGTCTTCTTGTTCGACAACGGGCCAACGCAATCCACGGGCCTTCACGTATTCGTCGTACGGAGCCAAGTTCTTGTGCTTCATCGTCGTGAACTGGCGATACTCTTCGAACAAGTGCTTGTCGACGTTGGTGTCGTAGTAGTGTTCGAATTCCCAGATTGGGATGTCTTGGCCGTCGTCATCTTTGACTGCGAAGATGAATTCACCGTCTTTGTCCTGCATGCCTTCGTAGCCCATCTCAAACAACTTGTGAGCGATCGCGATCGTCATCCACGTGTCGTCGCGGGCGTCACCTGGCGGATCGACCATTTTGAACCACTGTTGTGTTCGGCGTTCGCTGTTGCCGAACATGCCGTTCTTTTCCACCCACAACGCCGCTGGCAAGATCAAGTCGGCAAGTTGCGTGGACGCGGTCGGATAGACGTCGCTAACAATTAGGAACTTGTCTTTCAGGCCTTCCTTGTCGTTGAACAGTGCGTTCAGGTTGGGCAGTGTTTGACCTGGGTTGGTGACCTGCACTATCAGTGTGGTGATGTCGCCTCCTTCGGCCGTGGGCTTCGTGAATTGCTCAAACATTTTCACCGTGTGGTAGCCCGGAACTGCGTTAATGCTACCTTCGCGAAGATTCCAGTATTCTTCGCACTGCTGGCGATGTTCGGGCTTGGCCACCACCCGGCCACCCGGCAATGCATGAGACAGCGTGCCCACTTCGCGAACGGTGCCGCACGCGGACGGTTGTCCCGTCAGGCTAGTCGGTGCGTCGCCGGGCCGACCGAAGTGGCCGGACAATAAGTGCACGCCGTGAACGAGCGAGTTGATTGCCGTGCCCATCGTGTGTTGGTTCATGCCCATGCACCACAGCGACGTGATGCGGATGTCGTGGTTACCGAACAACTCGCCGAGCATGCGGATTTGGTCCGCCGGCACGCCGGAAAGCTCTTCGACATGTTCGGGTGTGTACTTCGCGATTCTTTTGCGGAAGTCTTCCTCGCTGATCGCTTCGCCTTGCAGCGTGGGTGAGTCGGCTTCCGCACCGCGAAAGTTGCAATGCTTTTCGACGAACGACTTATCGTAGTTGTCGTTGGCAATCAGCAAATGCATGATGCCCAGCGAGATCGCGACATCGCCGTGCGGTTTCATTTCCAGGTAATCATTGGCGGCGTCGGTGGTGCGTGTCCGTCGTGTACCGATATCGATGACCCGAACCGTCTCGCCACGCGAACGTCGATCGGTAACTCGCGAGAACAACACCGGATGCATCTCCGCTGGGTTGTTACCCCACGTGATCAACACGTCGCACTCATCGAGGTCCTGGTAACATCCGGCCGGTTCATCAACGCCATAAGTCGCCAAGAAGCCCGTCACCGCCGATGCCATGCAAAGTCGTGCGTTGGGATCGATGTGGTTGTTGCCCAGTCCACCTTTCATGAATTTTTGAGCGGCGAAGCCTTCCGGGATGGTCCATTGCCCGCTGCCATAGAACGCAAACGTTTCGGGGGAATCAAAGATCCGTTGGGCGATCGTCTCAATCGCTTCGTCCCAACTGATCTCGGTCAGTTCGCCGTCTTTTCGCAGCAGAGGCTTGGTCAGCCGGTCTTTGCCGTACAGGATGCCACCGACGTGATAGCCTTTGACACACAGCAATCCCTTGTTCACGTCGGCGGCCTTGTCACCCGCGATCGCGACGACTCGACCGTCTTCCACACCGACTTGAACGTGACACCCGGTGCCACAAAAACGGCAAGGTGCTTTGTTCCACTCCAGTCCTTCGCCAGTTGGCAAATCATCGACCGCCTGGTCCGCGCGAACAACTGGAAGCGATCCGTTGCCCGCCACCATGGAACCCGCCGCCGCCATCGCGGCCGATTTCAATAACGCTCGTCGGTCGTTGTTCATCTTGATTTCCTAGAGATGGGTGAGTGCGAAGCGGATTCGCGGGAAAAGGGCCGATGTTGTGAAGAGAAGAGAGTTGCCAGCGGTCAGGTCATGGCGACTTCCCCGCAACAACTCCGCCGCCCTCAGACTCTGTATTCGCATCGGACTCTGGATCAACATCGGTGGGATCAGGGGTCACTGAGTGAGCCTCCTCATCAAACGCGACCATGGCGACGGCCAGGTCAGTCACGCCGGGCAAATCTTGGATCGCGTTCCAGATTTCTTGGTCACGTCGTTTGTGCTTCGAGTCGACGACGATCGCCAGTTTGCTGCCC
Proteins encoded in this window:
- a CDS encoding chaperone NapD, whose translation is MPISGLVVTFGSSTEQHSAAIEKLRDIPEVEIGDSGGSKLAIVVDSKHKRRDQEIWNAIQDLPGVTDLAVAMVAFDEEAHSVTPDPTDVDPESDANTESEGGGVVAGKSP
- a CDS encoding diheme cytochrome c precursor — protein: MISRIAPLFFAGVIAVAVVGFFVGIMAGVPQPDGMVGSGTHPEFQPADSSQTLTSVATVKQIPAVAYADIAHTSMGPTKGWQATPQALPQPEYDLYTKIEPSAAEKEASSQVRASRRAFNGAPPIIPHPVENTTDAACYACHSNGVKMAGLKASVMSHEFLGNCVQCHAPMAPAPFQEVDASVQTSFVGLPAPKAGQRAYQGAPPTIPHSRWMRENCSACHGGPNGWAGMESTHPWRTNCTQCHAPSASLDQMPESGVVSMLPPLDVVDNKGE
- a CDS encoding molybdopterin-dependent oxidoreductase; its protein translation is MNNDRRALLKSAAMAAAGSMVAGNGSLPVVRADQAVDDLPTGEGLEWNKAPCRFCGTGCHVQVGVEDGRVVAIAGDKAADVNKGLLCVKGYHVGGILYGKDRLTKPLLRKDGELTEISWDEAIETIAQRIFDSPETFAFYGSGQWTIPEGFAAQKFMKGGLGNNHIDPNARLCMASAVTGFLATYGVDEPAGCYQDLDECDVLITWGNNPAEMHPVLFSRVTDRRSRGETVRVIDIGTRRTRTTDAANDYLEMKPHGDVAISLGIMHLLIANDNYDKSFVEKHCNFRGAEADSPTLQGEAISEEDFRKRIAKYTPEHVEELSGVPADQIRMLGELFGNHDIRITSLWCMGMNQHTMGTAINSLVHGVHLLSGHFGRPGDAPTSLTGQPSACGTVREVGTLSHALPGGRVVAKPEHRQQCEEYWNLREGSINAVPGYHTVKMFEQFTKPTAEGGDITTLIVQVTNPGQTLPNLNALFNDKEGLKDKFLIVSDVYPTASTQLADLILPAALWVEKNGMFGNSERRTQQWFKMVDPPGDARDDTWMTIAIAHKLFEMGYEGMQDKDGEFIFAVKDDDGQDIPIWEFEHYYDTNVDKHLFEEYRQFTTMKHKNLAPYDEYVKARGLRWPVVEQEDGSWRETRFRFSGFDDPFVKEGEEFDFYHSSSNDGRAQIWFHEYAPPPEMPDDQYPMWLCTGRVLEHWHTGTMTRRLAPLNRAMPTAYVEMHSDDAKAANIRQGEIVTIESRRGVCDLPVWIDGRGRPPRGTIFVPFFDESKLINNCTLEAFDPFSKQPDYKKCAVRVVKKTTVKQNSAKDQTAKDKTAKEATTAHVEVSS
- a CDS encoding 4Fe-4S dicluster domain-containing protein, which encodes MSEKRTQNRESWEDAEKRTVQRTAKKDAPTGTGARSSALQRFLSATLRLPVSAYSFLFKPAPTSDSRRALLQGRFWKLLPPANFPPLVTRLPKPEVESPPHQKPRSIGGINIDPVPPTNLGNRSVARTIPVHRPPGAIDEFQFLAGCTRCGDCIDVCPYDAIVKAPQRLGNVAGTPIIDADLSACMMCEDFPCIASCEPGVLVATIPPIMGTARVTEHLCLAHHHTTCTVCSERCPVDDVISVSDGKPTINEETCTGCGVCRYVCPAPENAILLMPAFSRPGLPNT